From a single Nymphaea colorata isolate Beijing-Zhang1983 chromosome 4, ASM883128v2, whole genome shotgun sequence genomic region:
- the LOC116253351 gene encoding UDP-glycosyltransferase 75C1-like, which yields MTHILLVSFPAQGHINPTLQLAKLLARRGVRATFVTATHAHLAISTAGIAANNSSNNDNMNVHFAPISDGFEPATVDIFKPDYPQHLQEHGSRSLADLLLALAAAGQPVDCVVYNFLLPWVADVASELGIPSALLWIQPVTLLAIYYHFLHQSPHLFLDLYKEIKVPGLPLSLNSDSLPSFLFPDNPFILSLPLLNHMFQGIKESKSRWVLVNSFESLEAETLSSLKDLHILPITVGPLVPAAYVSKKDHKDSSFGGDLVSEKRKDDGGTVIVDWLNTKPPASVVYVSFGSMATLTEAQIDEIAYGLIESGHYFIWVVRPPKDYGGFPSSFRDMFMDRGMVVKWCSQVEVLAHPSVGCFVTHAGWNSTLEGLVCGKPMVCVPQWSDQPTNSEWISHVWRTGIRAQKSETGVLGREELKRCLKMVMEGESGEEMRKNAMAWREESRAAADEGGSSDRNIQDFICSIQSSHKEGEEEEEEEEEAAFQPLPSLALQSPIST from the coding sequence ATGACTCACATTCTCTTGGTCTCCTTCCCAGCCCAAGGTCACATCAACCCAACCCTTCAGCTCGCCAAGCTCTTAGCTCGGCGCGGCGTTCGTGCCACCTTTGTCACCGCTACTCATGCCCATTTAGCCATCTCAACCGCCGGTATAGCTGCcaacaacagcagcaacaaTGACAACATGAATGTACATTTTGCTCCAATCTCCGATGGTTTTGAGCCGGCAACAGTCGACATTTTCAAGCCAGACTATCCTCAACACCTCCAAGAACATGGCTCCCGCTCTCTTGCCGACCTTCTCCTTGCCCTTGCTGCCGCCGGCCAACCCGTCGACTGCGTAGTCTACAACTTTCTTCTTCCTTGGGTTGCTGATGTTGCTTCGGAGCTCGGCATCCCTTCTGCACTTCTCTGGATCCAACCAGTCACCCTCCTTGCCATCTACTACCACTTCTTGCACCAGTCCCCACATCTCTTCCTTGATCTTTATAAGGAAATCAAGGTCCCAGGACTGCCACTGTCCCTGAATTCCGATTCCCTGCCATCTTTCCTCTTTCCCGACAATCCCTTCATCCTTTCATTGCCTCTTCTAAATCACATGTTTCAAGGGATCAAAGAGTCTAAATCTAGGTGGGTTCTTGTCAATTCTTTTGAATCACTTGAAGCGGAGACTCTGTCTTCCCTGAAAGACCTCCACATCCTTCCCATCACCGTAGGCCCGTTGGTTCCAGCAGCCTACGTGAGCAAAAAAGATCATAAGGATTCTAGCTTTGGTGGCGACTTAGTAAGCGAAAAACGAAAAGATGATGGAGGTACAGTCATAGTCGATTGGCTAAACACTAAACCGCCTGCTTCAGTAGTATATGTTTCATTTGGTAGCATGGCGACGCTGACAGAGGCTCAGATTGATGAGATTGCCTATGGACTGATAGAGTCGGGGCACTACTTCATATGGGTGGTGCGACCACCAAAGGACTATGGTGGTTTTCCTAGTAGTTTCCGTGATATGTTTATGGACAGAGGGATGGTAGTGAAGTGGTGCAGCCAGGTCGAAGTTCTGGCTCATCCCTCCGTTGGCTGCTTTGTTACTCATGCCGGGTGGAATTCGACGTTGGAAGGCTTGGTCTGTGGAAAGCCAATGGTGTGTGTGCCCCAGTGGAGTGACCAGCCGACGAACTCCGAGTGGATTTCGCATGTATGGCGGACCGGCATCCGCGCGCAGAAGAGTGAAACAGGAGTTTTGGGGAGAGAAGAGTTGAAAAGGTGCTTGAAGATGGTGATGGAAGGGGAAAGCGGAGAGGAGATGAGGAAGAATGCCATGGCCTGGAGGGAGGAGTCTAGAGCTGCAGCAGATGAAGGTGGTTCCTCCGATCGTAACATCCAAGATTTCATCTGTAGCATCCAATCATCGCacaaggaaggagaagaagaagaagaagaagaagaagaagcagccTTCCAACCTCTTCCATCTCTTGCACTACAATCCCCAATATCGACATAG